A portion of the Malania oleifera isolate guangnan ecotype guangnan chromosome 3, ASM2987363v1, whole genome shotgun sequence genome contains these proteins:
- the LOC131152240 gene encoding putative GATA transcription factor 22 yields MTPPLYVMNPPPSSPFPLVESSKEDHHQVLLQLPFAPQQQQLPAAASSDLSFYISLTYSNQQDQRGTISTNPAELQVYDHEHKTEKCSYPNHHGGSSSTDQLQAFSSSSTDPLPHMNVNDGDHSKDRYDQNGSADIDHSSNGSKWMSSKMRLMQKIKNNSNSKPAARIVQGSQQKDNNISNGQKINSPNNSSSSSSSTTTTTRVCSDCHTTKTPLWRSGPQGPKSLCNACGIRQRKARRAAMAAAAAAEGAVHAGDRILSMPVVTNKHKVVQKKEKRSSRKRNNERFKKQIHCRGSKELVFDNFALSLSKNSAFRRVFPRDEEEAAVLLMALSCGLA; encoded by the exons ATGACTCCTCCACTCTATGTGATGAACCCACCACCCTCCTCACCTTTTCCTCTTGTAGAGTCCTCAAAGGAAGACCATCACCAAGTACTTCTTCAACTACCTTTTGCTCCACAACAGCAGCAATTACCAGCAGCTGCATCTTCTGATCTCTCCTTTTATATTTCCCTCACCTACTCAAATCAACAAGATCAAAGAGGGACCATCAGTACTAACCCCGCAGAGTTACAAGTATATGATCACGAGCACAAG ACTGAAAAGTGCAGTTATCCCAATCATCATGGTGGATCATCAAGTACTGATCAGCTTCAagcattctcatcatcttctacTGATCCACTTCCACACATGAACGTTAACGATGGTGATCACAGCAAAGACCGCTATGATCAAAACGGAAGCGCTGATATTGATCATAGCAGTAATGGGTCAAAGTGGATGTCCTCAAAGATGAGGCTGATGCAGAAGATCAAGAACAATTCAAATTCCAAACCTGCTGCAAGAATAGTGCAAGGGTCTCAGCAGAAGGACAACAATATTAGTAACGGTCAGAAGATCAATTCTCCCAACAACAGTagcagtagtagtagtagtactactactactactagagTCTGCTCCGATTGTCACACTACTAAAACCCCTTTATGGAGGAGCGGCCCCCAAGGCCCCAAG TCACTATGCAACGCCTGTGGGATTCGTCAGAGGAAAGCTAGAAGAGCGGCGAtggcagcagcagcagctgcCGAAGGAGCAGTCCATGCTGGTGATCGCATACTATCTATGCCTGTGGTGACTAATAAGCACAAGGTAGTGCAAAAAAAGGAGAAGAGATCATCCCGGAAGAGAAACAATGAGCGATTCAAGAAACAGATCCATTGTCGCGGTTCGAAGGAGCTTGTCTTCGATAACTTCGCTCTAAGTTTGAGCAAGAATTCAGCTTTTCGACGAGTATTCCCACGCGATGAGGAAGAAGCTGCGGTCCTGCTCATGGCACTGTCTTGTGGCCTAGCTTAA